The sequence AGTGCCAGCACTATGCTGGGTGCCGGGGGTGCCATGGTCAACAAGACAGATACAGTTGCTGTCCTTGAGGATTTGACTGCTCCTAGATAGCAGATCATTAAACAATTACACTAAAATTTAATAAGTGCTGAAATAAGAGAAGTTAGGGAGCTATAGGTTCAACCAGCAGAGGCGTCCAGTCCAGTCCACGAGGTTCCACAAAGGTTTCTAGGAAGGAGGGACATGTACACTCATGTCTGAAGGGCTCGTAACAGAGCAGTGAGGAGGTGGGGGAAGACTGTTTTGTAACTAGTCATTTAGGGAGAAGCGTATTTGAATTTTTATGAGTAGAAGAGGTTTCCTCTTAGCAAGGTACTTCTTCCTTGAAATTCTCAAGGTGGGTTTGTGTTGTGATGCTGTAAATGCTGGCAGAAGGAAGAGTTTTATTCTTTCTATGACATGAGTCTCTTCATTCTTTTAGAATGTAATTCTGCTGACCACATAAAGTCCCAGGATTCCCAGCACACACCACACTCGATGACCCCGTCAAATGCTACAGCCCCCAGGTCTTCCAGCCCCTCTCATGGCCAGACTACTGCCCCAGAGCCCACACCTGCTCAGAAGACTCCCGCCAAAGTGGTGTATGTCTTTTCTACTGAGATGGCCAATAAGTAAGTCGATGGCTGTGTGTTGCTTTTGGCATGGCTTGCGTGTTTGGGCACCTAAGTTCTTATTCCCATTGACAGTTGAACCTTTTTTTGCCCACTTGTATTATTATCACTTAATGTTAACGGTACAGaaataggtaaaataaaatatataacctccccacccccagtcccCAGAACCAACCACTGATGATACTTCCTTGGCTGTCCTTCTAGAAACTTTGTGTTTTTATacaaatatgcatatatacagtTTTTAAACACAAAAGGGATTGATTGCACAAGCACACTTTTCTGcaatttagtatttttttaaatgacaacttAGTAttctttctaaattctttttcacatatctattttagaataattataaagtacaaattaaaaaaaaatctctggaatTCACAGAGAtaactgctgtgaacattttggTACATATGTTTCTGGTGGGTAGATGGATCAAtggatttttacttatttatttatttataaaatgtgacTATACCCTATATAcagttttctgaatttttcttcACTTCAGATTTTTTAGTTAAGATACAGAGTGAATATTAACAGCCTTAGATTATTGTTAGATGTTGTGAGATTTCGTGTTCACTCTTTTCAGGTTGGGATTTTGAACCAGGATTCTGTATAAAACACTGAGCACGGTGGATTGGTTTGAGGTAGAAAaatcttgggttttttttaatgcctCTTTTGAGATTTGCTAATGGctatcttttcattttagaagTTTGATGGTAAATGGTAGATGCAAataatgaaaacctatacatttCTGGTGGTTCTTTatacttctccttcctctctcttacaAGTTTAATCTGGGGTTAAAGTGCTTTGGAATTACAGCTACTAAGATAGAAACAAGTCTGAATGTGTGCATCTCTGCTGTCTTTGCAGAGCTGCAGAAGCTGTATTGAAGGGCCAAGTTGAAACTATCGTCTCTTTCCACATCCAGAACATCTCTAACAGCAAGACAGAGAGAAGTACAGCCCCTCTGGTATGTCATTTTGGAAATGGAATAATGGTTGAAAGGTTCTACAGTGATTGTAAAGGTGGGAGATGGTGAATTTCATTGACAGGGAGATAGTCTTGATGGGTAAGCTGCATTCTGGGCCTGTAACCTAATTCTTGCATTGTGTAGTTTTAGGCATATTACACTGTACTAGTCTTTTCTACTAATATGCTGATATATTGATGAATTACTAGGAGGGAAAGGGtgcaaaataaaaaaggagttATATAGATATCTTAGGATTTTCTTCATGTAACCATCTCTGAGAACATCTGAATTCAGACTCTGTGTATAGagcaggttttaaaaaaataacaaacactcTTGAGTTAgttgaagaacagagaaaaaagtaACCACTACAACTACAATACTGGAGTACATGCTGATAATACCATAATTAGAGTTTCAGTGACTTTCAAAATGATTCTTATTTATTTCAAAGTGAGGCGACCAGTGAATGCTTTTAATTGCTTCATATTtccaaaattataataaatgttaGTCTATTTCCTATCTGGAGCTTAATCACCAACTATAACCTACATTAGAAAAAGCATACAATGGTTGTTTTAATACATGTAGTGTTCCAGACTGAACCAAAAGATACTTCTTGGATCTGGCATTGTCAAGGCATCACACTGAATGCTGTGAGGACACTAAGAGGTTGAAGACCCAGTCCCTACTTTCAGGAAGCATAAAACCTAATACTGGGATGAGACTTAAACTTGGGAGAAGTTAAATGACAGTACACGACTGAAGGGACAATTCAAGATAAAATAGAGGATATTCTGTCCATGTTGTATATCAGTGAAGTCCCTCTCTATTGACATAGCAGAGCTTGGGCTTCCTGAGACTTAGAAAAGGAATTTCACGTTCCTCCTGCATCTCTGCTACTCAAGGGTAGATGATGAatctatataatatttaaaatgtatgtatattttaatttatatgtaaaaatatatatatttaaaatttatattgtcCTGGAATGCAAAGGATACATTGCAACTCAAACCAACATTTTATTGACTTAATGACAGATCTTAGTTCAGTTTTCACCTCCACCTTCTCTGGTActaaaatgaaatcagaaaaggAGTTAAGGAGGGAATTGGGAATAGACAAATCACCATTGCTCCAAATCTAATAAAAAGGGTGACACTAAACTGTTTCTTCTGTCATGGTCACCTTATATGAAATCAGTACCTACCCgcaacaaacaaacagaacctGCCCAACAAAACCAAACTTCATATGGCACTGGAAGGAAAATTAAGGTGACCTCCACACTCCAGTTAAGAGGTCAGGGACACGGAAGACACCTTGATCATACAGAGTCATATAGGTTCAGCCAGGCCTACCCATAGCCATCTCTGCCTGCCGACATATGCGTGTGGATACCTGCAAGTGAAACATATACATATTCACAGAATGTGAACGCTCAAAGATACGTCTTTGTGTTTGTGCGACAGACTGTTCCTATGTAGAGATAGACGTAAGGATTCGTGTACAAAGTTGCACACAGGTAAACATTCCAGAGAGTAGGTAGGGAGGTAAGTAAGAGCCTTAGGGGTCTGGAAATACAGACTGGATTAAGTGAACAAGTAGGAGCAAATGAACATCAAAAAGGGATCATGCGGCTCCCTGGAGGCTGGTGAAAGATCCCTGAGGTGGAGTTTGTAGGCTGGGCCCTTCTGTTCTTCAGTACCCTCCCTTCTTCAGTCTCTTCAGCAGTGCCGAGGTTTAGACCCAGAACATAGATGTCCCTCTTCCAAACACTAACAGCGTCCGTGTTACCCTTTGTAGGTGAGTGTGCCTTTACCTAGGACTTAGTAGAGCATGGAtacttaataaataataataaggcGATCACCTAGCCTGTAAAAAGGGCAGTCTGCTGTCTATTGGGAAGAACAGATCAAAAGACGCCCTGAACTAGATAGCCTCAGATTTCTCCACAGACAGTTCCTGCCTGCAGATTATCTTACTACAGTTAATGTACAATTTCTTATCAAATATGGAATCAGTGAtcacaaacagaaaacagaaaccgGAGATGTCAGGCCCCCTGGAAACTCAAGGAGAGGAGTCTTTGGTAGTCACCATGCCAGAGGAGATACTGACACGGAGCAGGCTTACCTGCTGCTTCTGGCTGGTAGAGAACAGGGCTGGTAGTGACAGGTACTTTCTCTTTCAGTTGAAAACATCAGACCTTTTGATTGACAGTGAGAAGTCTACATACCCAGTTGTACTTTCGGGAAAAAGAAAAGGGTGTTAGGTACAGCCTCCCACATACCAAGAAACTAATCTCTCCCTGAATCAGAAACACATAGTAGACATGTGATACCAAACCTGTTCCTCGAAATAGATACTCAAATGTATTCGCTTTGGCAGAGTGGCTCTCCCCTGGCATGCTTATAAAGTTATTGAAACCTAATCTTCAGCAAGGGAAAGAGGATGCCATTTGACAgtaaagtggaagaaaaaaatcaaaatgtctCCATGTCCAAAGTGGGGTTGCACATGAGCAGTTTCTACAGCAAGTGTCACTGTAGATTTATGTGACTGGGACAAGTCGTTTGTAACATATCTTGCTCTTTTAATTGCCCTTCTATTCAATTtaccaatgatttttttaaatctcatttatcTTCAGAACACACAGATATCTGCCCTTCGGAATGATCCGAAACCTCTCCCACAGCAGCCCCCAGCTCCAGCCAACCAGGACCAGAATTCTTCCCAGAATACCAGACTGCAGCCAACTCCACCCATTCCGGCACCAGCACCCAAGCCTGCTGCACCCCCGCGTCCCCTGGACCAGGAGAGTCCTGGGGTAGAAAACAAACTGATTCCTTCTGTAGGCAGCCCTGCCAGCTCCACTCCGCTGCCTCCAGACGGTACCGGGCCAAACTCGACGCCCAACAACCGAGCAGTGACCCCTGTCTCCCAGGGGAGCAATAGCTCTTCAGCAGATCCCAAAGCGCCCCCACCTCCACCAGTGTCCAGTGGAGAGCCCCCAACGCTGGGAGAGAACCCCGATGGACTgtctcaggagcagctggagcaCCGGGAACGCTCCTTACAAACTCTCAGAGATATCCAACGTATGCTTTTTCCTGATGAGAAGGAATTCACAGGAGGGCAAAGTGGGGGACCCCAGCAGAATACTGGGGTATTAGATGGACCTCAGAAAAAACCAGAAGGGCCGATACAGGCCATGATGGCTCAATCCCAAAGCCTAGGTAAGGGACCTGGGCCCCGGACAGATGTGGGAGCTCCATTTGGCCCTCAAGGACATAGAGATGTGCCCTTTTCTCCAGATGAAATGGTTCCACCATCCATGAATTCCCAGTCTGGGCCCATAGGACCCGACCACCTGGATCATATGACCCCTGAGCAGATAGCCTGGCTGAAACTGCAGCAGGAGTTCTatgaagagaagaggagaaagcaggAACAAGTGGTGGTGCAGCAGTGCTCCCTCCAGGACATGATGGTCCATCAGCATGGGCCTCGGGGAGTGGTCCGAGGGCCTCCCCCTCCATATCAGATCACCCCTGGTGAAGGCTGGGGACCTGGGGGTGCAGAGCCATTTGCTGATGGGATCAACATGCCACATTCTCTGCCCCCGAGGGGCATGGCTCCCCACCCCAACATGCCCGGGAGCCAGATGCGCCTCCCTGGATTTGCAGGAATGATAAACTCTGAAATGGAGGGGCCGAATGTCCCTAACCCGGCATCTAGACCAGGTCTTTCCGGAGTCAGTTGGCCAGACGATGTGCCAAAAATCCCAGATGGTCGAAACTTCCCGCCTGGCCAGGGCGTCTTCAGTGGTCCTGGCCGAGGGGAACGCTTCCCAAACCCCCAAGGATTGTCTGAAGAAATGTTTCAACAGCAGCTGGCAGAGAAACAGCTGGGTCTCCCCCCAGGGATGAGTATGGAAGGCATCAGGCCCAGCATGGAGATGAATAGGATGATCCCAGGCTCCCAGCGACACATGGAGCCTGGAACTAATCCCATTTTCCCTCGAATACCAGTTGAGGGCCCTCTGAGTCCTTCCAGGGGTGACTTTCCAAAAGGAATGCCCCCACAGATGGGCCCTGGTCGGGAACTTGAGTTTGGGATGGTTCCTAGTGGGATGAAGGGAGATGTCAGTCTAAATGTCAGCATGGGATCCAACTCTCAGATGATACCTCAGAAGATGAGAGAGGCTGGGGCAGGCCCTGAGGAGATGATGAAATTACGCCCAGGTGGCACAGACATACTGCCAGCACAGCAGAAGATGGTGCCCCTGCCATTTGGTGAGCACCCTCAACAAGACTATGGCATGGGCCCCCGGCCATTCCTTCCCATGTCTCAGGGTCCAGGCAGCAACAGTGGCTTGCGGAATCTCAGAGAACCAATTGGGCCCGACCAAAGGACTAACAGCCGGCTCAGTCATATGCCACCACTACCTCTCAACCCTTCCAGTAACCCTACTAGCCTCAACACAGCTCCTCCAGTTCAGCGAGGCCTGGGGCGGAAGCCCTTGGATATATCTGTGGCAGGCAGCCAGGTGCATTCCCCAGGCATTAACCCTCTGAAATCTCCCACGATGCGCCAAGTCCAGTCACCAATGCTGGGCTCACCCTCGGGGAACCTCAAGTCACCCCAGACTCCATCGCAGCTGGCAGGCATGCTGGCAGGcccagctgctgctgcttccaTTAAGTCCCCCCCTGTCTTGGGGTCTGCTGCTGCTTCGCCTGTTCACCTCAAGTCTCCATCACTTCCTGCCCCATCACCTGGATGGACCTCTTCTCCAAAACCTCCCCTTCAGAGTCCTGGGATCCCTCCAAACCATAAAGCACCCCTCACTATGGCCTCCCCAGCCATGCTGGGAAGTGTAGAGTCAGGTCAGTATGCTTGCATCCTCACAGTTGCATCTTGTAGCCGGAGATCGCAAAAGCC comes from Diceros bicornis minor isolate mBicDic1 chromosome 4, mDicBic1.mat.cur, whole genome shotgun sequence and encodes:
- the BCL9 gene encoding B-cell CLL/lymphoma 9 protein isoform X1: MHSSNPKVRNSPSGNTQSSPKSKQEVMVRPPTVMSPSGNPQLDSKFSNQGKQGGSASQSQPSPCDSKSGGHTPKALPGPGGSMGLKNGAGNGAKGKGKRERSISADSFDQRDPGTPNDDSDIKECNSADHIKSQDSQHTPHSMTPSNATAPRSSSPSHGQTTAPEPTPAQKTPAKVVYVFSTEMANKAAEAVLKGQVETIVSFHIQNISNSKTERSTAPLNTQISALRNDPKPLPQQPPAPANQDQNSSQNTRLQPTPPIPAPAPKPAAPPRPLDQESPGVENKLIPSVGSPASSTPLPPDGTGPNSTPNNRAVTPVSQGSNSSSADPKAPPPPPVSSGEPPTLGENPDGLSQEQLEHRERSLQTLRDIQRMLFPDEKEFTGGQSGGPQQNTGVLDGPQKKPEGPIQAMMAQSQSLGKGPGPRTDVGAPFGPQGHRDVPFSPDEMVPPSMNSQSGPIGPDHLDHMTPEQIAWLKLQQEFYEEKRRKQEQVVVQQCSLQDMMVHQHGPRGVVRGPPPPYQITPGEGWGPGGAEPFADGINMPHSLPPRGMAPHPNMPGSQMRLPGFAGMINSEMEGPNVPNPASRPGLSGVSWPDDVPKIPDGRNFPPGQGVFSGPGRGERFPNPQGLSEEMFQQQLAEKQLGLPPGMSMEGIRPSMEMNRMIPGSQRHMEPGTNPIFPRIPVEGPLSPSRGDFPKGMPPQMGPGRELEFGMVPSGMKGDVSLNVSMGSNSQMIPQKMREAGAGPEEMMKLRPGGTDILPAQQKMVPLPFGEHPQQDYGMGPRPFLPMSQGPGSNSGLRNLREPIGPDQRTNSRLSHMPPLPLNPSSNPTSLNTAPPVQRGLGRKPLDISVAGSQVHSPGINPLKSPTMRQVQSPMLGSPSGNLKSPQTPSQLAGMLAGPAAAASIKSPPVLGSAAASPVHLKSPSLPAPSPGWTSSPKPPLQSPGIPPNHKAPLTMASPAMLGSVESGGPPPPTASQSASVNIPGSLPSSTPYTMPPEPTLSQNPLSIMMSRMSKFAMPSSTPLYHDAIKTVASSDDDSPPARSPNLPSMNNMPGMGINTQNPRISGPNPVVPMPTLSPMGMSQPLSHSNQMPSPNAMGPNIPPHGVPMGPGLMSHNPIMGHGSQEPPMVPQGRMGFPQGFPPVQSPPQQVPFPHNGPSGGQGNFPGGMGFPGEGPLGRPSNLPQSSTDAALCKPGGPGGPDSFTVLGNSMPSVFTDPDLQEVIRPGATGIPEFDLSRIIPSEKPSQTLQYFPRGEVPGRKQPQGPGPGFSHMQGMMGEQAPRMGLALPGMGGPGPVGTPDIPLGTAPSMPGHNPMRPPAFLQQGMMGPHHRMMSPAQSTMPGQPTLMSNPAAAVGMIPGKDRGPAGLYTHPGPVGSPGMMMSMQGMMGPQQNIMIPPQMRPRGMAADVGMGGFSQGPGNPGNMMF
- the BCL9 gene encoding B-cell CLL/lymphoma 9 protein isoform X2, with protein sequence MHSSNPKVRNSPSGNTQSSPKSKQEVMVRPPTVMSPSGNPQLDSKFSNQGKQGGSASQSQPSPCDSKSGGHTPKALPGPGGSMGLKNGAGNGAKGKGKRERSISADSFDQRDPGTPNDDSDIKECNSADHIKSQDSQHTPHSMTPSNATAPRSSSPSHGQTTAPEPTPAQKTPAKVVYVFSTEMANKAAEAVLKGQVETIVSFHIQNISNSKTERSTAPLNTQISALRNDPKPLPQQPPAPANQDQNSSQNTRLQPTPPIPAPAPKPAAPPRPLDQESPGVENKLIPSVGSPASSTPLPPDGTGPNSTPNNRAVTPVSQGSNSSSADPKAPPPPPVSSGEPPTLGENPDGLSQEQLEHRERSLQTLRDIQRMLFPDEKEFTGGQSGGPQQNTGVLDGPQKKPEGPIQAMMAQSQSLGKGPGPRTDVGAPFGPQGHRDVPFSPDEMVPPSMNSQSGPIGPDHLDHMTPEQIAWLKLQQEFYEEKRRKQEQVVVQQCSLQDMMVHQHGPRGVVRGPPPPYQITPGEGWGPGGAEPFADGINMPHSLPPRGMAPHPNMPGSQMRLPGFAGMINSEMEGPNVPNPASRPGLSGVSWPDDVPKIPDGRNFPPGQGVFSGPGRGERFPNPQGLSEEMFQQQLAEKQLGLPPGMSMEGIRPSMEMNRMIPGSQRHMEPGTNPIFPRIPVEGPLSPSRGDFPKGMPPQMGPGRELEFGMVPSGMKGDVSLNVSMGSNSQMIPQKMREAGAGPEEMMKLRPGGTDILPAQQKMVPLPFGEHPQQDYGMGPRPFLPMSQGPGSNSGLRNLREPIGPDQRTNSRLSHMPPLPLNPSSNPTSLNTAPPVQRGLGRKPLDISVAGSQVHSPGINPLKSPTMRQVQSPMLGSPSGNLKSPQTPSQLAGMLAGPAAAASIKSPPVLGSAAASPVHLKSPSLPAPSPGWTSSPKPPLQSPGIPPNHKAPLTMASPAMLGSVESGGPPPPTASQSASVNIPGSLPSSTPYTMPPEPTLSQNPLSIMMSRMSKFAMPSSTPLYHDAIKTVASSDDDSPPARSPNLPSMNNMPGPNPVVPMPTLSPMGMSQPLSHSNQMPSPNAMGPNIPPHGVPMGPGLMSHNPIMGHGSQEPPMVPQGRMGFPQGFPPVQSPPQQVPFPHNGPSGGQGNFPGGMGFPGEGPLGRPSNLPQSSTDAALCKPGGPGGPDSFTVLGNSMPSVFTDPDLQEVIRPGATGIPEFDLSRIIPSEKPSQTLQYFPRGEVPGRKQPQGPGPGFSHMQGMMGEQAPRMGLALPGMGGPGPVGTPDIPLGTAPSMPGHNPMRPPAFLQQGMMGPHHRMMSPAQSTMPGQPTLMSNPAAAVGMIPGKDRGPAGLYTHPGPVGSPGMMMSMQGMMGPQQNIMIPPQMRPRGMAADVGMGGFSQGPGNPGNMMF
- the BCL9 gene encoding B-cell CLL/lymphoma 9 protein isoform X3 — its product is MHSSNPKVRNSPSGNTQSSPKSKQEVMVRPPTVMSPSGNPQLDSKFSNQECNSADHIKSQDSQHTPHSMTPSNATAPRSSSPSHGQTTAPEPTPAQKTPAKVVYVFSTEMANKAAEAVLKGQVETIVSFHIQNISNSKTERSTAPLNTQISALRNDPKPLPQQPPAPANQDQNSSQNTRLQPTPPIPAPAPKPAAPPRPLDQESPGVENKLIPSVGSPASSTPLPPDGTGPNSTPNNRAVTPVSQGSNSSSADPKAPPPPPVSSGEPPTLGENPDGLSQEQLEHRERSLQTLRDIQRMLFPDEKEFTGGQSGGPQQNTGVLDGPQKKPEGPIQAMMAQSQSLGKGPGPRTDVGAPFGPQGHRDVPFSPDEMVPPSMNSQSGPIGPDHLDHMTPEQIAWLKLQQEFYEEKRRKQEQVVVQQCSLQDMMVHQHGPRGVVRGPPPPYQITPGEGWGPGGAEPFADGINMPHSLPPRGMAPHPNMPGSQMRLPGFAGMINSEMEGPNVPNPASRPGLSGVSWPDDVPKIPDGRNFPPGQGVFSGPGRGERFPNPQGLSEEMFQQQLAEKQLGLPPGMSMEGIRPSMEMNRMIPGSQRHMEPGTNPIFPRIPVEGPLSPSRGDFPKGMPPQMGPGRELEFGMVPSGMKGDVSLNVSMGSNSQMIPQKMREAGAGPEEMMKLRPGGTDILPAQQKMVPLPFGEHPQQDYGMGPRPFLPMSQGPGSNSGLRNLREPIGPDQRTNSRLSHMPPLPLNPSSNPTSLNTAPPVQRGLGRKPLDISVAGSQVHSPGINPLKSPTMRQVQSPMLGSPSGNLKSPQTPSQLAGMLAGPAAAASIKSPPVLGSAAASPVHLKSPSLPAPSPGWTSSPKPPLQSPGIPPNHKAPLTMASPAMLGSVESGGPPPPTASQSASVNIPGSLPSSTPYTMPPEPTLSQNPLSIMMSRMSKFAMPSSTPLYHDAIKTVASSDDDSPPARSPNLPSMNNMPGMGINTQNPRISGPNPVVPMPTLSPMGMSQPLSHSNQMPSPNAMGPNIPPHGVPMGPGLMSHNPIMGHGSQEPPMVPQGRMGFPQGFPPVQSPPQQVPFPHNGPSGGQGNFPGGMGFPGEGPLGRPSNLPQSSTDAALCKPGGPGGPDSFTVLGNSMPSVFTDPDLQEVIRPGATGIPEFDLSRIIPSEKPSQTLQYFPRGEVPGRKQPQGPGPGFSHMQGMMGEQAPRMGLALPGMGGPGPVGTPDIPLGTAPSMPGHNPMRPPAFLQQGMMGPHHRMMSPAQSTMPGQPTLMSNPAAAVGMIPGKDRGPAGLYTHPGPVGSPGMMMSMQGMMGPQQNIMIPPQMRPRGMAADVGMGGFSQGPGNPGNMMF